Part of the Pseudomonas baltica genome is shown below.
CTGGATCGATCGATACCGCGCCCCAGTTGAACACACCGACGTTACCTGGGTAGATGATGCTGCCCTGGGTCGACGGCGGGGTGTACTGGCCTTCATAACGCAGCGACTTGAACTGGATGCGGCACAGCAGTTGGTCGAACGGCGTGACCCCCCACATGGCTTTTTCATCCAGCTTGGGTGGCAGCAGGTTCAGCTCGGAGCGTGCCTGAGTCGGCGAACTGTGGTCGCCTTCTACAGCACCGCTAGGCACCGGGATTTCCTGGATCGGCACGATCGGCGTACCGGTCTTGCGATCGAGGACGTACAGGCTGCCTTGCTTGGTGGGCTGGATCAGCGCCTGCTTGACGCCTTCGGCGGTCTTGATGTCCATCAGCGTTGGCTGAGCCGGCACGTCCATGTCCCACAGGTCGTGGTGAGTGAACTGATAGTTCCAGCGCACTTTGCCGGTGTCGATGTCCAGCGCGACGGTACCGGCGCTGAATTTTTCGCTGCCGGCGGTGCGGTTGGCGCCCCACTGGTCAGGCATCTGGTTGCCCAATGGCAGGTAGACCAGGCCCAGCTTCTCGTCGACGCTGGCCAGCGACCACATGTTTGGCGAGTTGCGGGTGTAGGTCTGGCCGGCTGGCAGCGGGGTGGTTTCGTCGGGGTTGCCGGCGTCCCAGTTCCAGACCAGGTGACCGTCATGCACGTCGAACGCACGGATCACGCCAGACGGTTCGCTGGTGGATTCGTTGTCGGTCACGTGGCCACCGATGATCACCAGGTTGCGGGTGATAGCGGCGGGCGAGGTGGCGTAGTAGCCGCCTGGAGTGAACGGGCCTTCGCTGGTACGCAGGCTGACAGTGCCTTTGTCACCGAAGGACTCGCAGACTTTACCGGTGTCGGCGTTGAGCGCGATCAGGCGCGCATCGGCGGTCGGCAGGAACAGGCGACGAGGGCACTCGGCAGCCATGGCCTTGCCTTGATCCGACAAAGCGGCCGGAGTGCTGATGGCGTCGGACTTGCTGAAGTTGGCTTCGTCGTAGTACGACACGCCACGACAGGTCATGTGCGCCCAGCCAGTGAAATCGTTGTTGTTAGGCCCTTGGATCTGCGGGTCGTAACGCCAGATTTCCTTGCCGGTGTCCGGGTCCAGCGCCAGTACCTTGCTGTGCGGCGTGCAGGCATAGAGCATGCCGTTGACCTTGAGCGGGGTGTTCTGGTCGGTGATTTCTACCGGGTCCTTGTCGGTCTTCATGTCACCGGTACGGATGCGCCAGGCTTCCTGCAGCTTGCCCACGTTGGCGGTGGTGATCTGCTTGAGCGGCGAGTAGCGCTCACCGAATTCGGTGCGGCCGTAGGACTGCCAGTCGCCGTCAGGCTGAGCCGGGGCAGCGCTGGCGAGATCGCCACCGTCGCGGCCGATATCGCCGTTGATTTCACCGGGGTTGGTGAACTGCGAGATGAGGGCGCAGGCACCGGCCAGGATCACCGCCACGCCCAAGGCGCGGGTGGCGAACGGCGCAGGCGCGCGGCGTACCAACGGGTTGCGGAACAGCGGCAGCCACAGCAGCAGGCCGAGCACGAACCACAGCGACAGGCGCGGCACCAGCTGCCACCAGTCGAAGCCGATTTCGTACAGCGACCAGACGGTGCTGGCAAACAGCACCACGGCATACAAGCCGATGGCCGAAGAGCGCCCGGCCAGCAACAGCAGGCCGGTGACGAGGATGCCAAGGCCGGCGATCACGTAGTACAGCGAGCCGCCCAGGCTGGCGAGCTTGACGCCCAGTACCAGCAGGATCAGGCCCATCACGGCGAATACCAGGCCCAACAGGCTGGGCCACAGGCGTGTTCTACTCAAAGCACCATCAGTGCTCATAGGTCTTTTCTCCGAGGTGTATCAGCATATTTCAGTCGTTCGAGCATAGTTCAGGAATTAACCTGCGCTCGGTAAATGGGCGTCGTGCCACGTTATGGGGAGTTGCAAAATCGGCGGCGACGGAGCACCGAGGATGAAGATCGCAAAGACGAGACTGCTAACTGTTCAATGCCGTTTGCCGAGAGAGAAAAAAGTATTCGGGCAAAATGTATGGATTATTACGAAAAGTTAAACGTTTCAGTGGTCTTCGGCGGGCAGATTATAGATATTTTTTTATTATTAACAGATCGAGTAACGGGATTCATCTTTGTTTAATTTGCAACAGTGCTCTTCGCGGCCGAGCCCGCATCGTGGCTCCCACAGGCGTGCGACTCAGGACCTGCCGACACTGTAGGGGCCACGATGCGCGTTCGGCGGCGAAGAGGGCCGCATGGACACCATCAAAAACGGCCCCCGAAGGAGCCGTTCATTTATCGCAGCGCTGCTTATTTTTTCGGCAGCGCGTAGGCGATCACATAGTCGCCCTGTTTGGTACCCAGCGAGCCGTGACCCCCAGCCATTACCAGCACGTACTGGCGGCCATCCTTGCCGGTGTAAGTCATCGGCGTGGTCTGGCCACCCGCAGGCAGGCGGCCTTCCCACAGCTGCTTGCCGTTGCGCATGTCATAGGCGCGCAGGTACTGGTCCAGGGTGCCACTCAGGAAGCCCACGCCACTGGCGGTGACAAAGGTCCCGCCCAGGCTCGGCACGCCCATGGTCAGCGGGATCGGTACCGGCGAGCTGTCACGCACGGTGCCGTTCTTGTGCTTCCAGATCGTCTGGTGGGTGGTCAGGTCGACGGCCGCCACGTAACCCCAGGCCGGAGCCTGGCAAGGCAGGCCCATGGGCGACAGCAACGCTTCGAGGATCACCCCGTACGGCGCGCCCTTGTTGGGCTGCACGCCTTCGGTTTCGCTCTTGCGGCCAGGGCCGCTGGCAGCATCGGCAGCCGGTACCAGCCTGGAACGGAAGGCCATGTAGCTCGGGTTGACGAAGGCGATCTGGCGCACCGGATCGACCGAAATACCGCCCCAGTCGAACACCCCGAAGTTGCCGGGGTAGACGATCGAGCCCTGCAACGATGGCGGGGTGAACGGCCCGTCATAGCGCAGCGACTTGAAGTCGATACGGCAGAGCATCTGGTCGAACGGCGTCACGCCCCACATGTCGCGCTCCTTGAGCGGCGGCGGCATGAAATTGAGCTCGGACTTGGGTTGCGTCTGCGAGGTGTGGTCGCCTTCCACCGCGCCCTGCGGCACGGGCACTTCATCGATCGGTACGATGGGCTTGCCGTTGCTGCGGTCGAGCACGTAGATGCTGCCCTGCTTGGTCGAGGCCAGCAGCGCCGGCTTGATGCCCTCGCTGGTTTTCATGTCGAGCAGGCTCGGCTGGCCGCCGACGTCCATGTCCCACAGGTCGTGGTGGGTGAACTGGAAGGTCCAGCGCACGTGGCCGGTGTTGATGTCCAGAGCGGTGACGCCGGCGCTGTATTTCTCGGATTCAGGGGTGCGATTGCCGCCCCACTGGTCGGGCATCTGGTTGCCCATGGGCAGGTAGAGCATGCCGAGTTTTTCGTCGACGCTCATCAGCGACCACATGTTCGGCGAGTTGCGGGTGTAGTGCTCGCCCGCCGCGATCGGGGTGGTGACGTCGGGGTTGCCGCTGTCCCAGTTCCACACCAGGTGGCCGTCATGCACGTCAAACGCGCGGACCACGCCGGAAGGCTCGTCGGTGGACACGTTGTCGGTGACGTGACCGCCGATGACCACCAGGTTGCGCGTAACGGCCGGTGGTGAAGTGGAATAGTAACCGCCGGCGGCGAAGCTGCCGATGTTGGTGCTGAGGTCGATCTGGCCTTTGTCGCCGAAGTCTTCGCACATCTTGCCGGTATCGGCGTTGAGGGCGATCAGGCGGGTGTCGGCGGTGGGTACGAAGATGCGTTTAGGGCAGCTGCTGGCGACCGGCGTACTGGCCTCGACCACAGGGACCGGGCTGGCCTCGGTGGTGCTCGGTGCGCTGGCGGCGTAGGCGGCGTCATCATAGTAGGAGACGCCGCGGCAGGTCATGTGTGCCCAGCCCTTGAAATTAGCGGCTTTCTGGGTGCTGATTTTTGGATCGAAGCGCCAGATTTCCTTGCCGGTGTCCGGGTCCAGAGCGATCACCTGGCTGTGCGGCGTGCATACATAGAGCATGCCGTTGACCTTGAGCGGGGTGTTTTCGGCGGTGGTTTCCATCGGGTCGTTGGGCCCGGGGATGTCGCCGGTACGGAAGGTCCAGGCCGGCTCGAGCTGGCTGGCGTTGTCCGGTGTGATCTGCGCCAGCGGCGAATAGCGATCGGCAAAACCGCTGCGGCCGTAAGACTGCCAGTCGCCCTCGGGCATGGCCGGTGCGCCACTGACGGTGCCGGCGCTGTCGCGGTCGAGTTGGCCTTTGATTTCGCCGGGGTTGGTGAACTGGCTGGCCAGGGCGGTAAGGCCGGCCAGCACCACGGCGACGGTCAGGCCCTTGCTGCCCAGGTTCGAGGTTTGATCCCACAGCAGCGGGCGACGGAACCACGGCAACAGCAGGACGATGCCCAAAGCGAACCACAGCGCCAGACGCGGCACCAGCTGCCACCAGTCCAGGCCAACTTCCCACAGCGACCAGAGGTTGCTGGCGAACAGTACGATGGCATACAGGCCCAATGCGGCGGCGCGTCCGGCCAGCAACAGGAAGCCGACCAGCAGGATGCCGATGCCGGTGATCAGGTAGTAGAGCGAACCGCCGTTGCTGGCAAGCTTGATGCCGCCAACCAGCAGGGCCAGGCCCATGAGTAGAAACACCAGCCCCAAGAGGCTAGGCAGTAGCCGCTTGCGACTGTTTGTCCCGTCGTTGTTCATCGTGGGGAAACTCCATCGTGCGTTAATTATTGGTATCGGGTTCGAATGTCCCGAGTCATGCGTAGAGCCGTTAGGGGGCTATTTAGTTTCAGAATATGTCGCCGCAAGGCGCAAAATCCCTTCACGAGCCCGCCGTCGGCAGCGGCGCGGTGCTATGAGAACGTGTGCGCCGGGTGAAGATTTATTCGCGACACCCCCGTTCAGCGCTTTGCGCTATCGTGGCTCTAGGCTAAGGTTGCCGCTTTGCCGAGACTGGACCATCAAGATGACTCTTTGCCCATCGAGCGCCGCGCTGTGACTGCTTCCGATTCCGATCCGCTGCACGGCGTCACTCTCGAACACATCCTCACCACGCTGGTCGAGCACTACGCGTGGTCGGGGCTGGCCGAGCGTATCGATATCCGCTGCTTCAAGAGCGACCCCAGCATCAAGTCGAGCCTGACCTTCCTGCGGCGCACGCCGTGGGCGCGGGAGAAGGTCGAGCGCCTCTACGTCAAACTGCAACGCACCAAGCGCTGAGTGGATAACGGACATCGCATGGGTGGGCTATATGGCGAGCGTTTGCATCTTGCCGTGCTGACGGTGGCCTGCGTGGCCTGGTTCGGGCTGGGGTTGCAGTTGTACCTGATACTGTTCTCCCGCTGGCAGGAGCAGGCCAGTCTGCTGGGCGGGTTGATGGCCTTCCTGAGTTTTTTCACCGTGTTGAGCAATACCCTGGCGGCGGCGGTGCTGACGGCTGCTACCAGTCGGCATCAGGGCTGCATGGCTCGTTGGTTTCGCATGCCGTGGGTGATTGCCGGGGTGACCACCAGCATCGTATTGGTAGGGATTGCCTACAACGTGTTGCTGCGCGACCTCTGGGACCCGCGTGGCTGGCAATGGCTGGCCAACGAGATTCTCCATGATGTGATGCCCTTGGTGTTTCTGGGGTATTGGCTGGCATGGGTGCCCAAGGGGCATCTGCGGGTGTGGCATCTGCCGCTGTGGGCGCTATACCCGACGGCGTATTTCGCCTGCATCCTGATTCGCGGGGATACGCTGGGGGTTTACCCGTATCCGTTCGTGGATGTGCTGAAGCTGGGGTATTGGCAGGTGTGGATGAATGCGTTCGGGGTGCTGGGCGGGTTTTTAGCGATCGGTGGGTTGGTCATAGTGATTGACCGTCTGATCGCCAAGCGGCTTCGGTAGGCGGGTGTGGCCTCTTCGCGTCAGGCCGCGAAGGGGCCAGCGAGACTGGCCTCGATCTTTCCGGTTACTCCTCGTCATCCCCCTCGACGCGCCAGTAACCGGCGACCTTCAGCGCCTGGTCATCGACCTTGTGCTCATCCAGCAAGATCCGCCGCAGTTTGCGAGACAACGAAGCTTCGGTGGCCACCCAGCTATATAGCGTGCCCGCAGGCAAGGTCAGCTGGCTTACCACGTCGGTCAGTTGCGCGCTGTGCCGCTCCACCCAGATCACTTCGACATCAGCCGCGCTGAGCAGCGGCTGGCGCTCGCTGGCGTCTTCGATTTCTATCACCGCGATTGCCCGGCGCCCGGCCGGCAGTTCTTCCAGTCGACGGGCGATGGCGGGGATGGCGGTTTCGTCACCGATCAGCAGATAGCTGTCAAAGCTGTCCGGAACAATGTTCGAGCTGCGTGGGCCGCCGATGTACAGCGATTGGCCGGGCGCCGCCTGGGCTGCCCAGGTGGAGGCAGGGCCGTCGCCATGCAGGACGAAGTCGATGTCCAGCTCGCCGGCTTGCAGATCGATGCGCCGCGGGGTGTAGTCGCGCATCGCAGGTTTCGGGCCGTCGCCCTTGGCGCCGAGCGTCAAGGTCTCCAGCGCGGCCTGTTCCTCGGGCGTGGTCGCGAACAACAACTTGATGTGGTCGTCGGCGCCCAGGCTGAGGAAACCGGCCAGCTCGGCGCCGCCGACGGTGATGCGGCGCATGCGCGGGGTCAGGTCGGTGACCCGCAGCACGTCGAGGCGACGGCGTTTGATGTCGTGCATGACGCGGTGGATGCCATAGGGGCTTTCGGCGTGTTGATCGGCTTTCATTGGGCAGAGTCCTGAGCGGGGGAATTCATGTCGGGGCCGTCGACGATGGCCTGGGCGGTGGTGTTGAGCAGGTCGCGCACGCGGCGGATTTCTTCTGCGCTCCAGCGCCCATGGTGCAGCTGCAGGGCGTGGCGCAGGTTGTGCACCGCTTCGTGGATTTGGGGTGGGCGATCATGGCCGCGCAGCGAGCGCTTGCTGACATCGATACGGGTGCGAACACCTTCGAGGGCCACGGCTTGCTCGATCAGCATCTGGTGACCGGGGTCGGTCGCGGTGTAGAGCTTCTTGCCGCCCTGGGCGTCGCCGGTGACCAGCTCGCTCTCTTCCAGAAACGTCAGGGTTGGGTAGATGACCCCGGGGCTGGGGCTGTAGGCCCCGTCGAACAGGCCTTCGATGCGGCGGATCAGGTCGTATCCGTGGCAGGGCTGTTCGGCGACCAGCGCCAGCAACAGCAGTTTGAGGTCGCCTGAGGCGAATACGCGGGGGCCGCGGCCACCGCCTTTGTGGCGGTCGAAGCCATCGCGGCCACCGCCGAATTCCTGGGGTCTGTGTTCTCTCATTTTCTCTTCTCTCGCGTTCGTTAAGATATACCTTAAGATATATCTTAGTGCTCGGCAAGAGGATAGTGAGAATTGTTATCAATGTGATGGTTGGTGGGTGAATGTACCGGCCTCTTCGCGGGCAAGCCCTGCTCCCACTGGGCAGGCTGATCCAGCGGCGTACACCTGTGGGAGCAGGGCTTGCCCGCGAAGAGGCCCTTCAAGCCGCAGAAAATCCTATTGAATAACCCCATTGTCCGCAGTACACAGGCTGCGGGCCCCCGGTTGCACATACGGCGCCAGCATCGGCGCCATGCCCTTGAGTACCTGCACCGGCAAGGCTGAGGTGAAGCTGAAGTTCTGCGCCGTGCGCCCCGGCACGAAGGCAGTCAAAGTGCCGAAGTGATGCTCGCCGATGAAGAACACGAAGGTCGCCGTGCGGTTGATCGCCTTGGACGCGATGATCCGCCCACCCGCGCCGAAGCTCTGCAGGCGGTTGTCACCGGTGCCGGTCTTGCCGCCCATGGCCAGTGGCGTGCCGTCGGCTTGGGTGAAGCTGCCGTTGACGCGCCTGGCCGTACCGTCGCTGACCACCTTCGCCAGCGCCCCGCGCAACGCCGCTGCGACTTCGCTGGGCATCACCCGCTCGGCCTGATCGGGCGCGCTGCTCAGTTGCGTGTCGTAAGGGGTGCCGGCAGCGAAGTGCAGGCTGTCGACGCGCAATGTCGGCAAGCGCACGCCATCGTTCTGAATGATCCCGAGCAGTTCGGCCAGCGCCGCCGGGCGATCGCCCGAGCTGCCGATGGCGGTGGCCAGCGATGGCACCAGATGGTCGAAGGGGTAGCCGACGCTTTTCCAGCGTTGATGGATATCGAGGAACGCTTCGATCTCGACCATGGTGCGGATGCGGCTGTCGCGGGCGCTCTTGTGCTTGCTCTTGAACAGCCAGCCATAAACTTCCTGGCGCTGCTGTTCGCTGGCCTTGATCGCGTCATTGAGGCTGGCGTCAGGGCGCTGCAGCAAAAAGCCCAGCAGCCACAGGTCCAGCGGATGGGAGCGCGCGATATAGCCTTGATCCGGCAAATCATAGGCACCCGCGCCGTAGGTGCGGTACATCTCGCCCAGGCGCTTGTCGGTGACGGTGGTGGTTTTCAGGTGGTCGCGCACAAAGGCGTTGAAGGTCGCCTGATCGGCGCTGGGGAACAGGTAGCGATGCACGGCTGCCAAGCGAATCGGCGTGACGTTCATGCCGTCGATGAAGGTATCGAGGCGATCGTCCGAGCTCTTGTCCTGATACTTGCGCCAGAAGCGCCTTAGAAATTCCGTACCCTCACGATCGGCGAAACGGGCGAGGTATTCCTGACGACGCGGGTCGTCATCGTCCTTGAGCAGCTGCGCACTGTTGTTATCGCCCTGGTAGGTGCTGTAGCGCAACAGGTCGCGCATCAAGCGAATGAACGACAGGTTGATGGATTCCTGCAGCGCGACCTTGAGGGTCGGATTCTGGCTGTCGTCCTGGCGGCGAAAGTTCTTGAAGGTGTGCACGCCGCCACCGGTGAAGAAACTTTCGGCGGGGCTGGCCGAGTACTGGCGCTCCAGGGCGGCATCGAGCATGGCCGGCAAGTTGCGGTCTGCGTGCTGGATCAGGTAGTCGATCGCCCAGCGGGTAATGCGGTCGGGCTCTGCCACCGGCACTTTGCGCAGTTGCGCGGGGGGCTGCCCGGCGAAGCGGTCGTGCAGCTCGGCGATAATCTGCAGGTAACTGGTGAGCACGCGCACCTTGGCGGTGGAGCCCAATTCCAGTTTGCTGCCCTCGTTGATGTCGAACGGCTGGTCGGTGCTGTCGGTCTGGGCCCTCACGCGAAAACCATCGCCGGTGGTTTCGAACAGGGTAAAGCTGTAGCTGACCTTGGCGGTGTCGGCGGCGCCGAGCAGATGGTCGCCGAGCAGGCCGATCTGCTGAGCGAAGGCGGGGTCGGCGAGTTTTTTCAGGTAGGCGCTGGCCTGCTGCTGCAAGTCGCCTTGCAAGGTGCTGGTGGCGGCCAGGTCGAGGCGGTCGAGATCATACAGCGGGCGTTCGAGCAGAAAGCCCAGGCGGCTGCGGGCGACGCTGATGCCTTTGTTGGTTTCATTGGCTTGCAGGGTGGGCTGTTGCGCCCAGTCGCGGAAGGTCAATTGGCTGGCGAGGGCTGCCTGGGCCAGGTCCGCCGTGATGACGTTGTTCTGTTGCAGCAGGCGGATGTGGCTGTCGGTGAGTTGCGCCAATTCCTTGTGGCTTTTGGCAAGAAAGTGCGAGGGGCGGCGCTGGGCGATCATCAACGACAGCACCTCGCGCAGAGCCTGGCCGCGTTCGGCGATCGGCGCGGCAGTGTCGCTCAACACCCGGTTGATCTGCTGGAAGTCGGCGCCATACCAGACCCGCAGACCTTCGGCCAGGCCATGCACTTCGCCATGCCCCGGCACCGCTGACAGCGGTACGCTGTTGAGGTAGTCGCGCACCACGATCTGCCGCGCGGGCAGGGTCTGTGGGCCGCCTTGATAGGCGCGCACGCTGGCGGAAATCATCTGACGAATCTTCTCGGCGCCGGACAGCGTGAGGCCGTCGGGCGAGTGGCGGTATTTTTCCAGCTGTGTGGCCAGGGTGCTGCCGCCGGCCGACTGCCCCGGCAGGGCAAGGAGCTTGGCGACCTGGGACCAGGCGGCCTTGAAGAAGCGGGGCCAGTCGACCGCCGGATTGAGCTGCGGCGCGTCGACAGACAGCAGGTCGCGGTTTTCGATAAACAGCAAGCTGTCGACGATCACCGGCGGGATATCGCTGAACTGCTCGTAGAGCTGCTGCGGGTAGCGGTACTGATACAGCGTGTCCGCCTTGCAATCGGTGATCAGCAGGCCGCCTTGGCTCTTTTCGGCGTAGGGCACGAACAGGCCGTGGTCGGTGTAGCTCATCAAGGCGGGCGAGAAGCGCACCTGCCGGATGATACGGTAATCGTGATCCAGCAGGCGTGGCAGGAAGGTGCCCAGGCTGCTGTAGCCCAGACGTTTGTCGAACGGCCCGTCGCCAGGGTAGACGATGGCATCGCTGGGGCCGTCGTCGAGGTGCCAGGTGAGGGTGCTGGCCAGGCGGCTGAATTGCTGGGCTTGCAGGCGTGAGGTGCGGCTTTCGATCAGTGCCGCATAGGCAAGAATGGCCATGAGTACCAGCAGCACTGCGCTGGTGACCCACAGCCAGGTGGCACGTCGTTTGGGCTGGCGAGGAAGATCAGGGCGACGGGGCGTTTGCAGATCGTCGGCCGGTGCCGCGGTCTTTGGAGGTTCGGTTTGCCACAGCGCGCCCATAGTGTTCAACCCGGTTACGGAAAATCATCGCACTTGGTTGGAGTCTAGACGCTGGGCGGGGAGGGGGCGGGAAATGTGGATTGGCTGCTGGATCTGAGTTGGCGGCTCGGGCCCCTTCGCCAGCAAGCTGTGCTCCCACAGGTGTATGCAGTACACACACCTGTGGGGGCACAGCTTGCTGGCGAAGGCGGCGGTGCAGCTTGCCCAAAACCCTGGAATCTCCCATAAGCGTGCGGTTTCAGCAGCCCCGCTGTACATTCGGCCCGCAAGGGGCCAATGCGGGCAGAGCGATCTACATCATGTCCTTGACCGTGCGTTGCAACTCGCGCAGGTCCTTCTCCCGCGCATCGATGCGCGAAGCCAGCTGGAAGTTCGGGGCCTGGCGCTTGGCAATCTCGAGTTGCTGCATGGCCTGGTCGAAGTCCCCCACCAAGGCAAAGTACTCGGCGCGGGCCTGGTGCAGCCCGATGATATTGCCGTTCAAGCCACGCGTATCAGCCACCATGCTCCATACATCCGGATCGTTGGGGCGGGTCTTGAGCAAGGCGTCCAGGCCTTTTTCGGCCTCGGCATTGCGGTTCTGCTTGAGCAATACCGTGATGCGCATCTGGTTGAGCGGATAGTTGCCCGGGTATTGCACGAGCATCTTGTCGACCCGCGCCTGGGCGTCGGGCAGGCGGTTGTTGGTGACGTCCAGCTCGATCTGGGCGAGGTTGAAGGTCACGTCATCGGGCGCCTTGTCGAGCAAGCCCTTGAGGCCCGCGCGGGCTTCGTTGAGTTGACCGGCCTTGATCTGCGCGATCGCCAGGCCGTAACGCGCCGGTATCGAGCCGGGTGTCTCGTCCAGCTGCGCGCGGAAACGCTTGGCGGCGATGCCTGGGGTTTCCTCATAAAACAGCTGGGTGCGCGCTTTCATCAGTTGAAACCACTGGCTGTCCTCTTTGCCGCCCTTGGGCATCTGTTCGGCGCGGTTACGGGTGTCGGCGATACGCTCATCGGTGACCGGGTGAGTGGAGAGGAATTCCGGTGGCGAGGCATCGAACTTGTAGACCCGCGCCAGGCGCTCGAACATCTCCGGCATGTTGCGCGGATCGTAACCGGCCTTTTCAAGGTTGAGGATGCCGATACGGTCGGCTTCGGCTTCGTTCTGCCGCGAAAACGTGCGCTGGGCCTGGATGGCAGCCGCCTGGCTGCCAGCGATCAGACCGATGCCCGCATCGCCGCCGCCCGCCGCCGCCAGCACCACGCCGGCCAGCAGCGCGGCCATGACCGGTATCTGCATGCGCTGGGAGGCTTCCACTCCACGGGCAAAGTGGCGTTGCGACAAGTGCGCCAGTTCGTGGGCGAGCACGCCGGCGAATTCACCCTCGGTGTCGGCGTTGAGAAACAGCCCGCCGTTGACGCCGACGATGCCCCCAGGCGCCGCGAAGGCGTTGAGCTCCTTGCTGTTGATCAGGATGAATTCGAGCCGACGATCCTGCAGTTGGCTGGTCTCGGCCAGGCGATACACGGTGGTTTCGACGAAATCCTTGAGCTGCGGGTCGGACAGCTGCCCGACCTCGCTGCGCAGCAGGCTCAACCAGGCGCGGCCCAGGTCGTGTTCCTGTTGCGGGGAGACGATGGCTGAACTGGCGTCGCCGAGCGATGGCAGATCGTCAGCGTGGGCAGGTACCGCCAGCAGGCAGGCCAGGGCGATCACCAGGGGGCGCAATGAATTCATGCACACTGCTCTTGTCGGCAAATGGGCTACTGTAGCCGGGACCGTGCGTGGCGACCAGCGCTGTGCGCTTGCGGTATGCTTGGCAGTCGCTGGCCGCTTGT
Proteins encoded:
- a CDS encoding transglycosylase domain-containing protein: MGALWQTEPPKTAAPADDLQTPRRPDLPRQPKRRATWLWVTSAVLLVLMAILAYAALIESRTSRLQAQQFSRLASTLTWHLDDGPSDAIVYPGDGPFDKRLGYSSLGTFLPRLLDHDYRIIRQVRFSPALMSYTDHGLFVPYAEKSQGGLLITDCKADTLYQYRYPQQLYEQFSDIPPVIVDSLLFIENRDLLSVDAPQLNPAVDWPRFFKAAWSQVAKLLALPGQSAGGSTLATQLEKYRHSPDGLTLSGAEKIRQMISASVRAYQGGPQTLPARQIVVRDYLNSVPLSAVPGHGEVHGLAEGLRVWYGADFQQINRVLSDTAAPIAERGQALREVLSLMIAQRRPSHFLAKSHKELAQLTDSHIRLLQQNNVITADLAQAALASQLTFRDWAQQPTLQANETNKGISVARSRLGFLLERPLYDLDRLDLAATSTLQGDLQQQASAYLKKLADPAFAQQIGLLGDHLLGAADTAKVSYSFTLFETTGDGFRVRAQTDSTDQPFDINEGSKLELGSTAKVRVLTSYLQIIAELHDRFAGQPPAQLRKVPVAEPDRITRWAIDYLIQHADRNLPAMLDAALERQYSASPAESFFTGGGVHTFKNFRRQDDSQNPTLKVALQESINLSFIRLMRDLLRYSTYQGDNNSAQLLKDDDDPRRQEYLARFADREGTEFLRRFWRKYQDKSSDDRLDTFIDGMNVTPIRLAAVHRYLFPSADQATFNAFVRDHLKTTTVTDKRLGEMYRTYGAGAYDLPDQGYIARSHPLDLWLLGFLLQRPDASLNDAIKASEQQRQEVYGWLFKSKHKSARDSRIRTMVEIEAFLDIHQRWKSVGYPFDHLVPSLATAIGSSGDRPAALAELLGIIQNDGVRLPTLRVDSLHFAAGTPYDTQLSSAPDQAERVMPSEVAAALRGALAKVVSDGTARRVNGSFTQADGTPLAMGGKTGTGDNRLQSFGAGGRIIASKAINRTATFVFFIGEHHFGTLTAFVPGRTAQNFSFTSALPVQVLKGMAPMLAPYVQPGARSLCTADNGVIQ
- a CDS encoding M48 family metalloprotease produces the protein MNSLRPLVIALACLLAVPAHADDLPSLGDASSAIVSPQQEHDLGRAWLSLLRSEVGQLSDPQLKDFVETTVYRLAETSQLQDRRLEFILINSKELNAFAAPGGIVGVNGGLFLNADTEGEFAGVLAHELAHLSQRHFARGVEASQRMQIPVMAALLAGVVLAAAGGGDAGIGLIAGSQAAAIQAQRTFSRQNEAEADRIGILNLEKAGYDPRNMPEMFERLARVYKFDASPPEFLSTHPVTDERIADTRNRAEQMPKGGKEDSQWFQLMKARTQLFYEETPGIAAKRFRAQLDETPGSIPARYGLAIAQIKAGQLNEARAGLKGLLDKAPDDVTFNLAQIELDVTNNRLPDAQARVDKMLVQYPGNYPLNQMRITVLLKQNRNAEAEKGLDALLKTRPNDPDVWSMVADTRGLNGNIIGLHQARAEYFALVGDFDQAMQQLEIAKRQAPNFQLASRIDAREKDLRELQRTVKDMM